From Erwinia pyri, a single genomic window includes:
- the betB gene encoding betaine-aldehyde dehydrogenase has translation MQRRGLYINGREEPGHGETFTTINPANGDVLAEITAASTQDIDRAVASAHAGQRIWRAYTPVERSRVLLKAVALLRERNQTLAELETADTGKPISETAYVDIVTGADVLEYYAGLAVAVEGESIPLRDSALVYTRREPLGVCAGIGAWNYPIQIALWKSAPALATGNAMIFKPSEVTPLSALELAKIFTEAGLPDGVFNVVQGAAAVGQGLSQHPQIAKVSFTGEVNTGKRVMADAALANLKSVTMELGGKSPLIVFEDAELERAVDGAMMANFYSSGQVCTNGTRVFVQRSLLPAFEKRLQEKMAAIRCGDPMDPQVNFGPLVSEEHCQKVISYLTVGKEQGARLLAGGSRMTEGAFAKGCYVEPTVFTDCTDEMRIVQEEIFGPVMSVLVFDDEQEAIERANNTEYGLAAGVFTSSLNRAHRVIHQLEAGICWVNSWGESPAPMPVGGYKQSGVGRENGLETLHHYTRTKSVLIEMGDYPSAF, from the coding sequence ATGCAACGCCGTGGACTTTATATCAATGGCCGTGAAGAACCCGGTCATGGCGAAACATTTACCACCATCAACCCCGCCAATGGCGATGTACTGGCGGAGATCACCGCTGCCAGTACGCAGGATATCGATCGTGCCGTCGCATCCGCCCACGCAGGGCAGCGTATCTGGCGCGCTTACACGCCGGTTGAGCGTAGCCGCGTGCTGCTGAAAGCGGTAGCGCTGCTGCGCGAGCGCAATCAGACTCTGGCCGAACTGGAAACCGCCGATACCGGTAAACCCATCAGCGAAACGGCTTATGTGGATATCGTCACCGGGGCCGACGTGCTGGAGTATTACGCGGGGCTGGCCGTAGCGGTTGAAGGCGAGTCTATTCCTCTGCGCGACAGCGCGCTGGTCTATACCCGTCGCGAGCCGTTAGGCGTCTGTGCCGGGATCGGCGCCTGGAACTACCCCATTCAGATCGCCCTGTGGAAAAGTGCTCCGGCGCTGGCTACCGGTAACGCAATGATCTTCAAACCCAGTGAAGTGACGCCGCTGAGCGCGCTTGAGCTGGCGAAGATCTTCACCGAAGCGGGCCTGCCGGATGGCGTGTTTAACGTGGTTCAGGGCGCAGCAGCGGTGGGGCAAGGCCTCAGCCAGCATCCGCAGATTGCTAAGGTTTCCTTCACTGGCGAAGTGAACACCGGGAAACGCGTGATGGCTGATGCGGCGCTGGCGAATCTCAAGTCTGTCACCATGGAACTGGGCGGCAAATCGCCGCTGATCGTGTTTGAAGATGCCGAGCTGGAACGGGCTGTTGATGGCGCGATGATGGCTAACTTCTACAGCAGCGGGCAGGTTTGCACCAACGGCACCCGCGTTTTTGTGCAGCGTTCTCTGCTGCCGGCGTTTGAAAAACGTCTGCAGGAGAAAATGGCGGCTATCAGATGCGGTGACCCGATGGATCCTCAGGTCAATTTCGGGCCGCTGGTCAGCGAAGAGCACTGCCAGAAAGTCATCTCTTACCTGACCGTCGGGAAAGAGCAGGGCGCCCGTTTGCTGGCTGGCGGTTCACGCATGACCGAAGGTGCCTTTGCCAAAGGGTGTTATGTGGAACCCACGGTCTTTACTGACTGCACTGATGAGATGCGTATCGTGCAGGAAGAGATTTTTGGTCCGGTGATGAGCGTGCTGGTGTTTGATGATGAGCAGGAAGCGATCGAACGCGCCAACAACACCGAATATGGCCTGGCGGCTGGAGTGTTTACCTCCTCGCTGAACCGTGCCCACCGCGTTATTCATCAGCTTGAAGCGGGCATCTGCTGGGTGAACAGCTGGGGCGAATCACCGGCTCCTATGCCGGTGGGCGGCTACAAGCAGTCGGGCGTAGGCCGTGAAAACGGGCTTGAAACCCTGCATCACTATACGCGCACCAAGTCCGTACTGATTGAGATGGGAGATTACCCTTCCGCATTCTGA
- a CDS encoding electron transport complex subunit E — protein sequence MSEAKDLVIGGLWKNNSALVQLLGLCPLLAVTSTATNALGLGLATTLVLTCTNSAISASRRWVPSDIRIPIYVMIIAAVVSCVQMLINAFAYGLYQSLGIFIPLIVTNCIVVGRAEAVASKNSVPLSALDGLAIGLGATSVMVVLGSLREIIGNGTIFNGADQLLGPWAKVLRIQVVHFDSPMLLAMLPPGAFIGLGMLLAAKYVIDNKLKARAALKAAEAAKNLPEGKASAL from the coding sequence ATGAGTGAAGCAAAAGATCTGGTGATTGGCGGCCTGTGGAAGAATAACTCGGCGCTGGTTCAGCTGTTGGGTTTGTGTCCCCTGCTGGCCGTCACCTCCACGGCTACCAACGCACTCGGGCTGGGGCTGGCTACCACGCTGGTGCTGACCTGCACCAACAGCGCCATTTCAGCCTCGCGCCGCTGGGTGCCCTCCGATATCCGTATTCCGATCTACGTGATGATAATTGCAGCCGTTGTCAGCTGCGTGCAGATGCTGATTAACGCCTTTGCCTACGGTCTCTATCAGTCGCTGGGGATCTTTATTCCGCTGATTGTCACCAACTGCATCGTGGTGGGCCGCGCTGAGGCCGTCGCCTCGAAAAACAGCGTGCCTCTCTCGGCGTTAGATGGCCTGGCTATCGGGCTAGGGGCAACCAGCGTGATGGTGGTGCTGGGCTCCCTGCGGGAGATCATCGGCAACGGCACAATTTTCAACGGTGCCGATCAGCTCCTGGGGCCGTGGGCAAAAGTATTACGCATTCAGGTGGTGCATTTTGATTCGCCGATGCTGCTGGCGATGCTGCCGCCGGGCGCCTTTATCGGACTGGGAATGCTGCTGGCCGCTAAATATGTCATAGATAATAAACTCAAGGCGCGGGCGGCACTGAAAGCCGCAGAGGCCGCGAAAAACTTGCCAGAAGGAAAAGCGAGTGCGCTGTGA
- a CDS encoding pyridoxamine 5'-phosphate oxidase family protein — translation MFHPGEKRAQQRAGYGEVRAAVYPAMPEQHRQFFAGLHTFYLATLGEDGYPVAALLQGEPGFISSAGADLLRVTQASLQASPLLPVLKTGMATGGLGIDFSNRRRNRVNGVVQAVEKEYVEIQVQESIGNCPKYIQRRLLPYSAGKGLVEIERLAALDAAARYALYAADTFFVASVAPRQAEAGGVDISHRGGVPGFLSLERGKLKIPDYVGNRYMNTLGNLLVDPRCALLIPDFQQGAALHIQGKAEIAWQRGEGLTERFWFVEIEKIWRIRQLFPPAGLEVEFADSSVAAG, via the coding sequence ATGTTTCATCCCGGGGAAAAACGGGCACAGCAGCGGGCGGGTTATGGCGAGGTCAGGGCCGCAGTTTATCCCGCCATGCCTGAGCAGCATCGCCAGTTCTTTGCCGGTCTGCACACTTTTTACCTGGCCACGCTGGGGGAGGATGGCTATCCGGTGGCGGCTTTACTACAAGGGGAGCCGGGGTTTATCAGCAGCGCGGGAGCTGACCTGTTAAGAGTCACACAAGCCTCCCTTCAGGCTAGCCCTTTACTCCCTGTGCTGAAAACAGGAATGGCGACAGGGGGGCTGGGAATCGATTTCTCTAACCGCAGGCGTAACCGGGTGAATGGCGTGGTTCAGGCTGTAGAGAAAGAGTACGTTGAAATCCAGGTACAGGAAAGCATCGGCAACTGCCCGAAATATATTCAGCGACGCCTTCTCCCTTACAGTGCCGGAAAAGGGCTGGTTGAGATTGAACGGCTTGCGGCTCTGGATGCGGCTGCGCGTTATGCCCTTTACGCCGCGGATACCTTTTTTGTCGCAAGCGTTGCGCCACGTCAGGCAGAGGCGGGCGGGGTGGATATTTCACATCGGGGTGGCGTGCCGGGGTTTCTTTCGCTGGAGCGGGGAAAACTAAAAATTCCTGACTATGTTGGCAACCGCTATATGAACACGCTGGGCAATTTGCTGGTTGACCCACGCTGCGCCCTGCTGATCCCCGATTTCCAGCAGGGAGCCGCGCTGCATATTCAGGGTAAAGCGGAGATTGCGTGGCAAAGGGGAGAGGGGCTGACCGAACGCTTCTGGTTTGTGGAAATTGAGAAGATCTGGCGCATCCGCCAGCTCTTTCCGCCTGCCGGGCTGGAGGTTGAATTCGCTGATTCTTCGGTTGCTGCCGGATAA
- the rsxD gene encoding electron transport complex subunit RsxD produces MAFRLASSPYTHNRRSTSTIMLLVLAAAVPGIAAQCYFFGWGNLIQVVIAAAAGLAAEAAVLKLRNMPLAKTLGDNSALLTALLLGISIPPLAPWWVIVIGTVFAVVIAKQLYGGLGQNPFNPAMVGYVVLLISFPVQMTSWLPPASLQSITPTFMDTLSMIFHAHTLDGHSMQQLQRGIDGVSQATPLDTFKTGLRAGHSAEQLRAQPIYSGVIAGLGWQWVNIGYLAGGLFLLWTNSIRWHIPASFLLSLALFATLGWLFSPDTLVSPLVHLFSGATMLGAFFIATDPVSASTTNKGRLIYGVLIGLLVWLIRSFGGYPDGVAFAVLLANITVPLIDYYTQPRVYGHRREK; encoded by the coding sequence ATGGCTTTTCGACTCGCTAGCTCGCCCTATACGCACAACCGCCGCAGCACCAGCACTATTATGCTGCTGGTGCTGGCCGCAGCCGTTCCCGGCATTGCAGCCCAGTGTTACTTCTTTGGCTGGGGGAATCTGATCCAGGTAGTGATAGCCGCAGCGGCAGGGCTGGCTGCGGAAGCCGCCGTGCTTAAGCTGCGCAATATGCCGCTGGCGAAGACGCTGGGTGATAATTCAGCCCTGCTCACCGCCCTGTTGCTGGGGATCAGCATTCCCCCGCTGGCGCCGTGGTGGGTAATCGTCATCGGTACGGTATTTGCCGTGGTGATCGCCAAACAGCTTTATGGCGGTCTGGGGCAGAATCCCTTTAATCCGGCGATGGTGGGCTATGTTGTGCTGCTTATCTCCTTCCCGGTGCAGATGACCAGCTGGCTGCCGCCCGCATCGTTACAGTCCATTACCCCCACGTTTATGGACACGCTTAGCATGATCTTTCATGCTCATACCCTGGACGGCCACAGCATGCAGCAGCTGCAGCGTGGCATTGATGGCGTCAGCCAAGCCACGCCGCTGGATACCTTTAAAACCGGCCTCCGCGCTGGTCACAGCGCTGAGCAGCTTCGCGCGCAGCCAATCTACAGCGGCGTGATTGCCGGGCTGGGCTGGCAGTGGGTCAACATTGGCTATCTGGCCGGTGGCCTGTTCCTGCTCTGGACCAACAGCATCCGCTGGCATATCCCGGCCAGCTTTCTGCTCTCTCTGGCGCTTTTTGCCACGCTGGGCTGGCTCTTCTCACCCGACACGCTGGTTTCACCGCTGGTGCATCTCTTCTCCGGTGCCACGATGCTGGGCGCCTTCTTTATTGCCACCGATCCTGTCAGCGCCTCGACCACCAATAAAGGTCGCCTGATCTATGGCGTGCTGATTGGCCTGCTGGTCTGGCTGATCCGCAGCTTCGGCGGCTATCCCGATGGCGTCGCCTTTGCCGTGCTGCTGGCTAATATTACCGTGCCGTTGATTGATTACTACACGCAGCCGCGCGTCTATGGCCACCGGAGGGAGAAGTAA
- the rsxG gene encoding electron transport complex subunit RsxG, whose amino-acid sequence MLDAIRKNGVRLALFAAVTTGLTAVINAVTKPTIDHQTVVQQKILLDQVVPTGIYNNAIQQECYQVLDPSLGSGPHHLYLARKDDKPVAAAVETTAPDGYSGAIKMIVGADFTGKVLGVRVVEHHETPGLGDKIELRITNWINSFNGVQLKGKDDASFAVKKDGGDFDQFTGATITPRAVVNATKRATLYIATLPAQLASLPSCGESNE is encoded by the coding sequence ATGCTGGATGCCATTCGTAAAAACGGCGTCAGGCTGGCGCTGTTTGCTGCCGTTACCACCGGCTTAACGGCGGTGATCAATGCCGTAACCAAACCGACGATTGATCATCAAACCGTGGTGCAGCAGAAAATCCTGCTGGATCAGGTTGTTCCAACCGGGATCTATAACAACGCCATTCAGCAGGAGTGTTACCAGGTGCTCGATCCGTCACTGGGTAGCGGCCCCCATCACCTCTATCTTGCCCGCAAAGATGACAAGCCCGTAGCCGCGGCGGTTGAGACCACGGCGCCGGACGGCTATTCTGGTGCGATTAAGATGATTGTGGGCGCGGACTTTACCGGCAAAGTGCTGGGTGTGCGGGTGGTTGAGCATCATGAAACGCCCGGGCTGGGCGATAAGATTGAGCTGAGGATCACTAACTGGATCAACAGTTTTAACGGCGTGCAGCTTAAAGGTAAAGATGACGCCAGCTTTGCAGTGAAGAAAGATGGCGGCGACTTTGACCAGTTCACCGGCGCAACCATTACGCCACGCGCCGTGGTTAACGCGACCAAACGCGCCACGCTTTATATCGCAACGTTGCCAGCGCAGCTCGCCTCGCTGCCTTCATGTGGAGAGTCCAATGAGTGA
- the betA gene encoding choline dehydrogenase gives MQKFDYIIIGAGSAGNVLATRLTEDADVSVLLLEAGGKDHRWDFRTQMPAALAYPLQGKRYNWAFETDPEPMMGNRRMECGRGKGLGGSSLINGMCYIRGNAMDYDNWASKKGLEKWSYLNCLPYFRKAEKRDIGENDYHGGEGYLSVTTPKKGNNPLFRAFIDAAVQAGHYETDDLNGYRQDGFGPMDRTVTPQGRRSSTARGYLDVAKQRSNLTIVTHAQTDRILFSGKSATGVCWLRNGKEEQAEAAREVLLCAGAIASPQILQRSGVGPEEWLRELDIDLVHALPGVGRNLQDHLEVYMQFRCKKPVSLYPSLQWWNQPAIGAEWLFNGTGTGASNQFEAGGFIRSDDQPDWPDLQYHFLPVAINYNGSSPVKEHGFQAHVGPMRSMSRGCVKLTSKHPYAAPSIFFNYMSEERDWVEFRNAVRLTREIMRQPALAEYCGDEIQPGAQVQSDEQIDAFIREHAETAYHPCGSCAMGNDEMAVVDAEGRVHGMQRLRVVDASIMPQITTGNLNAPTVMIAEKIADLIRGKTPLALSTAEYYQLKREKAEAEETQG, from the coding sequence ATGCAGAAATTTGATTACATTATTATTGGCGCGGGTTCAGCAGGCAACGTGCTGGCCACGCGACTCACTGAGGATGCTGACGTATCGGTACTGTTACTGGAAGCGGGCGGAAAAGATCACCGCTGGGACTTCCGTACCCAAATGCCAGCCGCTTTGGCTTATCCGCTGCAGGGTAAACGCTATAACTGGGCCTTTGAAACCGATCCTGAACCCATGATGGGCAACCGCCGTATGGAGTGCGGACGCGGTAAAGGCCTGGGCGGCTCTTCGCTTATCAACGGCATGTGTTATATCCGCGGCAACGCCATGGACTACGACAACTGGGCCAGCAAAAAGGGGCTGGAAAAGTGGTCCTATCTCAACTGCCTGCCCTATTTCCGTAAGGCGGAGAAGCGTGATATCGGCGAAAATGACTACCACGGCGGCGAAGGCTACCTCAGCGTCACCACGCCAAAAAAAGGCAACAACCCGCTGTTCCGCGCTTTCATTGATGCCGCTGTCCAGGCGGGACATTACGAAACGGATGACCTTAACGGTTACCGTCAGGATGGTTTTGGCCCGATGGATCGCACAGTAACGCCGCAGGGACGCCGTTCCAGCACCGCCCGAGGCTATCTGGATGTGGCAAAGCAGCGCTCTAACCTGACCATCGTCACCCACGCGCAGACTGACCGTATCCTGTTCAGCGGCAAAAGTGCCACCGGCGTCTGCTGGCTGCGCAACGGTAAAGAAGAGCAGGCGGAAGCCGCCCGTGAAGTGCTGCTCTGTGCGGGGGCTATCGCCTCACCACAAATTCTCCAGCGTTCGGGCGTAGGCCCGGAAGAGTGGCTGCGCGAGCTGGATATTGATCTGGTCCATGCCCTGCCGGGCGTTGGCCGTAATTTGCAGGATCACCTGGAAGTCTATATGCAGTTCCGCTGCAAAAAGCCGGTCAGCCTCTATCCTTCCCTGCAGTGGTGGAACCAGCCTGCCATCGGGGCGGAGTGGCTGTTTAACGGCACCGGCACCGGCGCCAGCAACCAGTTTGAAGCGGGCGGATTTATTCGCAGCGATGACCAGCCAGATTGGCCTGATTTGCAGTATCACTTCCTGCCGGTGGCGATCAATTACAACGGCAGCAGCCCGGTTAAAGAGCATGGCTTCCAGGCCCACGTTGGTCCAATGCGCTCTATGAGCCGTGGCTGCGTGAAGCTGACCTCAAAGCACCCCTATGCTGCACCCTCAATTTTCTTCAACTACATGTCTGAAGAGCGTGACTGGGTAGAGTTCCGCAACGCCGTGCGTCTGACCCGTGAAATCATGCGTCAGCCCGCTCTGGCTGAGTACTGCGGCGACGAAATTCAGCCGGGCGCGCAGGTGCAGAGCGATGAACAGATTGACGCTTTTATCCGGGAGCACGCAGAGACCGCCTATCACCCTTGTGGCAGTTGCGCGATGGGGAATGATGAGATGGCGGTGGTGGATGCAGAAGGGCGTGTGCATGGCATGCAGCGGCTGCGCGTGGTGGATGCTTCCATCATGCCGCAAATCACCACCGGCAATCTGAACGCCCCAACGGTGATGATTGCCGAAAAAATAGCAGATTTGATCCGCGGTAAAACGCCGCTGGCGCTCTCTACGGCAGAGTACTATCAGCTTAAGCGTGAAAAGGCGGAAGCTGAAGAAACTCAGGGCTAA
- the dtpA gene encoding dipeptide/tripeptide permease DtpA, whose product MSTANKHPEVNSLNAFKQPKSFYLIFSIELWERFGYYGLQGIMAVYLVKMLGMSEAESITLFSSFSALVYGLVAVGGWLGDKVLGTKRVIVLGTLVLALGYALVAWSGHDVSMVYIGMATIAVGNGLFKANPSSLLSTCYQKDDPRLDGAFTMYYMAINIGSFFSMLATPWLAAKFGWSVAFSLSFIGMLLTLVNFMLFRKWVKNYGSKPDFAPLQVGKLLATLVGVAVLIVLATWLLHNQGIARLVLAVIAAGIVLIFAKEAFAMKGAARRKMIVAFMLMVEAVVFFVLYMQMPTSLNFFAIRNVEHSILGIAFEAEQYQALNPFWIMVFSPVLAAIYNKMGDRLPMPHKFAVGMILCSAAFLVLPLGAKFANQMGIVSVNWLILSYALQSVGELMISGLGLAMVAQLVPQRLMGFIMGSWFLTTAGAAMIAGKVANLMAVPENITDPVQSLHVYGDVFLQIGIATGVIAILMMLTAPKLNRMTQDEQADLKEVKV is encoded by the coding sequence GTGTCAACTGCAAACAAACATCCTGAGGTCAACAGCCTCAATGCGTTCAAGCAACCTAAATCGTTCTATCTGATTTTTTCTATCGAACTGTGGGAACGCTTCGGTTATTACGGCCTGCAAGGCATCATGGCGGTCTACCTGGTAAAAATGCTGGGAATGTCCGAAGCGGAGTCGATCACCCTGTTCTCCTCCTTCAGTGCGCTGGTCTATGGCCTGGTCGCCGTGGGCGGCTGGCTGGGCGATAAAGTGCTGGGCACCAAACGCGTCATCGTGTTGGGTACGCTGGTGCTGGCGCTGGGTTATGCACTGGTGGCCTGGTCGGGTCATGACGTGAGCATGGTTTATATCGGCATGGCGACCATCGCCGTGGGTAACGGCCTGTTCAAGGCTAACCCCTCTTCCCTGCTCTCGACCTGCTACCAGAAAGATGACCCGCGACTGGATGGCGCTTTCACCATGTATTACATGGCGATCAATATCGGTTCCTTCTTCTCGATGCTGGCGACCCCGTGGCTGGCGGCCAAATTTGGCTGGAGCGTGGCGTTCTCTCTCTCATTCATCGGTATGCTGCTGACGCTGGTCAACTTTATGCTGTTCCGCAAATGGGTGAAAAACTACGGTTCTAAGCCCGATTTCGCCCCGCTGCAGGTTGGCAAATTGCTGGCAACGCTGGTGGGTGTCGCCGTACTGATCGTGCTGGCTACCTGGCTGCTGCACAATCAGGGGATCGCCCGCCTGGTGCTGGCGGTGATTGCTGCGGGCATCGTTCTGATCTTCGCGAAAGAAGCCTTCGCGATGAAAGGTGCCGCGCGCCGCAAAATGATTGTCGCGTTTATGCTGATGGTCGAAGCGGTGGTGTTCTTTGTGCTCTATATGCAGATGCCCACCTCCCTGAACTTCTTTGCGATCCGCAACGTTGAACACAGCATCCTCGGCATTGCGTTTGAGGCTGAACAGTATCAGGCGCTGAACCCGTTCTGGATTATGGTTTTCAGCCCGGTTCTGGCTGCTATCTATAACAAAATGGGCGACCGTCTGCCGATGCCGCACAAGTTTGCGGTAGGGATGATCCTCTGCTCTGCTGCGTTCCTGGTGCTGCCGCTGGGCGCGAAGTTTGCGAATCAGATGGGCATCGTTTCCGTTAACTGGCTGATCTTAAGCTATGCGCTGCAGAGCGTCGGCGAACTGATGATTTCTGGCCTGGGCCTGGCTATGGTGGCGCAGTTAGTGCCTCAGCGTCTGATGGGCTTTATTATGGGTTCCTGGTTCCTGACCACCGCTGGTGCGGCGATGATTGCCGGTAAAGTGGCGAATCTGATGGCCGTGCCGGAAAATATCACCGATCCGGTTCAGTCGCTGCACGTCTATGGCGACGTCTTCCTGCAGATTGGTATCGCGACCGGTGTTATCGCCATTCTGATGATGCTGACAGCACCGAAGCTGAACCGCATGACCCAGGATGAGCAGGCCGACTTAAAAGAAGTTAAAGTCTGA
- the betI gene encoding transcriptional regulator BetI, which yields MPKVGMKPIRQAQLIHATLTVIDRVGLADASLALIAKEAGVSTGIVSHYFGDKNGLLDACMRQILSDLYQAVVHYRQQAANLPEAQIRAIIDGNFDLSQIDSPVLKTWLAFWTNSLHQPDLHRLQRINDRRLYSNLTAQFARVLPAEKAREAGASMAALIDGLWLRMTLAPQPMAQGLENARALCYQNLALWLSAPAH from the coding sequence ATGCCAAAAGTTGGAATGAAACCCATTCGTCAGGCGCAGTTAATCCATGCCACCCTGACCGTTATCGACAGAGTAGGGCTGGCTGATGCGAGCCTGGCGCTGATCGCCAAAGAGGCGGGGGTATCAACCGGGATTGTCAGCCACTATTTTGGCGACAAAAACGGCCTGCTGGATGCCTGCATGCGCCAGATCCTCTCTGACCTCTATCAGGCGGTGGTTCACTATCGTCAGCAGGCGGCAAACCTGCCGGAGGCGCAAATACGCGCCATCATCGACGGCAACTTTGATCTGTCGCAGATTGACAGCCCGGTGCTCAAGACCTGGCTTGCCTTCTGGACTAACAGCCTGCATCAGCCCGATCTGCATCGCCTGCAGCGCATTAACGACCGGCGCCTCTATTCGAACCTGACGGCGCAGTTCGCCCGGGTTCTTCCTGCTGAGAAGGCTCGTGAAGCGGGAGCCAGCATGGCGGCACTTATTGACGGTTTGTGGCTGCGTATGACGCTGGCACCACAGCCGATGGCGCAGGGGCTGGAGAACGCCCGTGCGCTTTGCTATCAAAATCTCGCGCTGTGGCTTTCAGCCCCGGCACACTAA
- the nth gene encoding endonuclease III has translation MNKDKRQQILIRLRENNPHPTTELVFSTPFELLISVLLSAQATDVSVNKATAKLYPVANTPAEILALGVEGVKEYIRTIGLFNSKAENIIKTCRILLEKHQGEVPEDREALEALPGVGRKTANVVLNTAFGWPTIAVDTHIFRVCNRTNFAPGKNVEQVEERLLKVVPKEFKVDCHHWFILHGRYTCIARKPRCGSCLIEDLCEYKEKVEI, from the coding sequence GTGAATAAGGATAAACGTCAGCAAATTTTGATCCGCCTGCGCGAGAACAATCCGCATCCCACCACGGAACTGGTCTTCAGCACTCCCTTTGAACTGCTGATTTCGGTGCTGCTTTCAGCGCAGGCCACCGACGTCAGCGTCAATAAAGCTACCGCAAAACTCTATCCGGTAGCTAACACCCCGGCAGAGATTCTGGCGCTGGGCGTGGAGGGGGTAAAAGAGTACATCAGGACTATTGGCCTGTTTAACAGCAAGGCAGAGAACATCATTAAAACCTGCCGTATTTTACTGGAGAAGCATCAGGGCGAAGTCCCGGAAGATCGTGAAGCGTTAGAAGCGCTGCCAGGCGTGGGACGTAAAACGGCAAACGTGGTGCTGAATACCGCCTTTGGCTGGCCCACGATTGCTGTGGATACGCATATTTTCCGCGTCTGTAACCGCACCAATTTTGCCCCCGGCAAGAATGTTGAACAGGTTGAAGAGAGGCTGCTGAAGGTAGTGCCAAAGGAGTTTAAGGTGGACTGCCATCACTGGTTTATCCTGCACGGTCGCTATACATGTATTGCCCGCAAACCGCGCTGTGGCTCCTGCCTGATAGAAGATCTCTGTGAATATAAAGAGAAGGTTGAGATTTGA